The genomic region CCGGGTCGCGCGCAGCAGAGAATCGGATCGTTGCGGTGATAAATGCGCTCGACGCGAAGCACCGGCTCGGGTCGCGACGAACTCGCATAGTAACCGGTCCACTCGCCGAACGGGCCTTCGGTCTTGACGTCATCCGGCTTCATGAAGCCTTCGATGACGATCTCGGCCTGGGCCGGGAACGGGAGCCCGGTCACTTCGCCCTCGCAGACTTCGATCGGCGCGCCCTTGAGGCCGCCGGAGTAATCGAATTCCGAAACACCGTAGTCGATCTCGTTGCCCGAGACCATGAAGAGCACCGGGTCCTGGCCGACGCAAATGATGACCGGGCAGGGCTTGCCCTTCTCGAACCATTTGCGCCGCTGGATCGAGCCGTGCTTGCCGGGAGAAATATAGAGGCCCATGCTGCCCTTGTCGTGCACCATGCCGCGATACGCGCCGAAGTTGACCCAACCTTCGTCGGGATCTCTCGTGATGACGAGACAGGCGGTGCCGATGAAGCGGCCGCCGTCGAGCTCGTGCATGAACGGAACCGGAAACTTGAGCAGATCGACGTCGTTGCCCTTGAGAACGTTCTCTAGAATCGGACCTTTCTTGACGATCTTGTGAGGAATCGGCTTATGTTCGTTGAGCTTGTGGCGAAAGG from Candidatus Binatia bacterium harbors:
- a CDS encoding UbiD family decarboxylase, yielding MTALEARKLAEEDIKAGKTPAYKDLRDWLEIVESIGELKKVDGVDWNLEMGTLAELLAHEGKGPVPAVLFDNIKGYPKGYRTLFAQNASFKRMALNLGLPLDLANLDLVKAFRHKLNEHKPIPHKIVKKGPILENVLKGNDVDLLKFPVPFMHELDGGRFIGTACLVITRDPDEGWVNFGAYRGMVHDKGSMGLYISPGKHGSIQRRKWFEKGKPCPVIICVGQDPVLFMVSGNEIDYGVSEFDYSGGLKGAPIEVCEGEVTGLPFPAQAEIVIEGFMKPDDVKTEGPFGEWTGYYASSSRPEPVLRVERIYHRNDPILCCARPG